AGATGATCCGGGAGTTACAAGCACAGCTGGAAGAACAGGCCCGTACCATACATCAACAACAGGAGCTTCAGTAAGCCCAGGCTAAACGAATGGAGGAACAAGCCCAGATTATACGGCAACAACAAGAGACACAACAGaagcaaaacaaagaaattgcCCGACTAAAGGCACAACGTGCGACTCCTGAAATGTCCGAGACTCAAGGAAGCTAGAATAACGGACACGGCGTACATACACCTCCGAGAACCGATCGGTCACCCGAGTTATTACCATTCACAGAAGCTGTTACGCAAGCCCCGATGCCCGATCAGCCTCCACCACCGATAGAAAGGTTTGACGGCAATTCAGACCCAGAATATCACCTTAGAAATTCCATCGACTCCATGGCCTTCTATTCCAAAAGCGACCTGGTCAAGTGCAGGGCCTTCTCTTTATCCTTGAAAGGAGAAGCGCTAGAGTGGTACTACACCCTACCCCCTAATACGGTGGACAGCTTCCGCACCGTCATGActctatttaaaaaacaatatgcCTCCAATCGGAAACAGGAAATAACACCGGCGGACTTGGTAAATACTAAACAGGAGAAAGGAGAAACTTTGAAGGCCTTTATGAAAAGGTATACTGAAACCGCACGACAGGTAAACGAGGTCAATCactcttttattattaacaatttgtCTTCATGTCTGAGACCAGGATACTTTGCCGAAAAGTTGTATGCACGACCACCAAAAATTATGGAAGAACTCCAAGAAAGAGTGGCTGAATTCATCCGCATGGAAGAAATGCGAATCTCACAAAGAAAGCGGCAACAAGAAGCTGATGTGGGAGGAGGTAGAAAGGACGGCAAACGACTGTTCGGTAATAGTGATAAAAGTGGGGAGCTTCCCCGGacatttaaatttaaccattttacAGCCCTCAATGCACCTAGGGAAAAAGTTCTCAAAGAAGCCCTAAACGCTGAACTTCTCACATTCTGAAGGAAAACATCTCCGAAAAACGTAGACGAAAGGAAGAGCTGCTACTTCCATCAGAACCATGAACATACTACAAAAGAATGCGTGACATTgaagaatgaaatataaagtCTCATCCAAGCAGGGCATCTACGAAagtatataaaagaagaaagaaaaagcctCCCCAGGGAGGGATATTTGCAAAGAAGTCCCGAATGGACATACCGGAAGGACAAACGAAGGCGGAGCTATAGTCGTAGTCTCAGTCGTCATCGTGAACGATTGGTTCAAGGAGTTATCAATTGAGgagagaaataataaattttatgtttaaattttatttttgtttatttagacttttattgttttcttgtgCTTTcgttatgaaataaataaagcaaTTCATGCTCGCTCATTAGCGGTAAAAAGTCAACCAGGAGGTTCTTAGGGAACTCTAATGAAAAAGACCGAGAGGTGAATCCCTCTCGGccgaagaggtaaatccctctcgttcaaagaaaaaaccgagaggtaaatccctctcgtcaaccagAAAGCTGACAATGACCGAGTCACATGTGCTCAATCATCCGGACGCCCAAAGTTAATCGCATTGACGGATAAATCAGCATCCTGACACCTCCAATTATACAAGTAAGCTTAAATAAGCACTCATGTCTTAGATTTCAGAACAGGAAAACAGGATATTGTCAAGTCATCATCAACATGGGCAAAAGTTCTAAAAAGAACCCCATCAAAATTCAATATCTGCAAAAGTTCAACCAAATTagaatcaaattcatttaattgGCAAAAACATCTTTGTGCTCTCTTGAAGCGTAATGTTTAAAAGGCAACACTTAGTCCTTATCGATAACATCAAAGACAGCATGGATTATAAATCAAAAGCAGTCTTCCAGGAAGAATCTGAACTATCTGAAGTTaaagaccgagaggtaaatccctctcgttgaagaaaaaaccaagaggtaaatccctctcgtcaactagaaagttgaaaacaaagaccgagcggtaaatccctcgcggccgagaggtaaatccctttcgttgaagaaaaaaccgagaggtaaatccctctcgtcaactagaaagttgaaaacaaagaccgagcggtaaatccctctcggccgagaggtaaatccctctcNGAGaaaaccgagaggtaaatccctctcgtcaactagaaagttgaaaacaaagaccgagcggtaaatccctctcggccgagaggtaaatccctctcatttaagaaaaaatcgagaggtaaatccctctcgtcaaaaGTTAATGAAGAAAACCGAGCGGTAAATCCCCCTCgcccgagaggtaaatccctctcgttgatgAATAAGATCGAGAGGTAAATTCCTCTCGATTCATGTTAAAGGccgaagaggtaaatccctctcggttcaTGTTGAAGgctgagaggtaaatccctctcggttcaTGTTGAAGGCCGAAGAAGTAAATCCCTCTCGGAAGCACATGCAAAGCAAGCTCCTCAATACAACGAGAACAACCTCCCCCGAACTCATAAGTCCTACAGTTAACCATGGCTAAAACCTAACGCTcaactcggacttggggggcaTAATGTACAATATGATATCAGGGCCGAGCGGTTACGATATATCTtactaaagatataaaataatcatgggataattaagaatatctatttaaaagatatttagcaactaaccagattttcaggtaagtctgtttatattatattctgtttatattttatcctgttgggcttatatcagttcaaggtccatgaggcaaattataaatagagagtcagggCCACATGCCAGGTATCTTCCTATCATCTtcgaatcactttcaaattacTCTCCAATCACACTCAGAAATACTCTACTCCCTCACTCCACTGGGAAAGCGACTGAGcagtcaaagcttgaagatcaccgaatGGTCAAGGGCAAAAGGGACGAGCGGTCAAGATCCAAGGAAAGCAAGCAATCCAGTCAATCCAAGCGTCAGCCAGCGGGAAAACTACAACAtcaaggttagtgtctcggtcccaaaAATATCCACcgaaataatttataatttaaaatttgaagacaataaatttataattattttcataatgtttaaattttttatttttatttcataccAAACTTAGACCTGTTAATTATtggattaaaaagaaaaagaacatacCGAAATAATTGATATGAAAACCTACTTGCATGATTCGATCCAACCCTAATATTACATTGAACgtaaaatgttattaataatgttgtGGACAAGCATGTTGAGCCAAAACATTGCTTGTATTCCATTATTAATTTGTTACCTGAAAATCACGTCAATAAAGGTGCTTTATAGCCAAAGACAAGGCAACAACGTTATGGAAaggggatatatatatatatatatatatatagatagatagatagatagatagatagatagatagatagatagatagatagatagatagatagatagatagatagatagatagatagatagatatagatatatattatattatatctgGTCCTACGTGGCTGCATCATAataattgaaagataaaaagtatAGTATCCCCACATGCAATGCAGATCATAAATGGAAAATTAGTTTTCGGATTTCATACGATTTACCACATAACAACAACTTTATGGATAGGGAAATATAACTAAGACATGCtacattaacaataattaaaatttataaatatcttcTATTTGCcacatgataaaaaaagaaatgaacttctatataaaaagaaaagtatttttttattctgaaacttgataaataatgttactaaaaataaaaactaatgaTAATTTTAAGAAAGTATCAGTacttaaaaaagtttttaaaattatttattttatttaactcggAGGAAGTAATTTGAAAGGGATATTTGTTTTGTGAAGGGTTTTAAAGTTGTTTTGGCACATGCTACGCCATAAATTATTAAGATCTTCACTTCACAACTCACATAACAGAATACTACGTGTGAATAATCCTATGCTCTATATATCGtttcttcttcattataaatattttttacttaaaaaccaTTAGTGATGCTGACATTCATATATTGGAGGGAG
This portion of the Vigna radiata var. radiata cultivar VC1973A unplaced genomic scaffold, Vradiata_ver6 scaffold_170, whole genome shotgun sequence genome encodes:
- the LOC106780299 gene encoding uncharacterized protein LOC106780299; this translates as MPDQPPPPIERFDGNSDPEYHLRNSIDSMAFYSKSDLVKCRAFSLSLKGEALEWYYTLPPNTVDSFRTVMTLFKKQYASNRKQEITPADLVNTKQEKGETLKAFMKRYTETARQVNEVNHSFIINNLSSCLRPGYFAEKLYARPPKIMEELQERVAEFIRMEEMRISQRKRQQEADVGGGRKDGKRLFGNSDKSGELPRTFKFNHFTALNAPREKVLKEALNAELLTF